A portion of the Faecalibacterium sp. I3-3-89 genome contains these proteins:
- a CDS encoding radical SAM protein, producing MLLGIFLYNGTMFYELKNGTLVETKDAQGNFDLTQVLGNKYLEDVDSEKCVIVDTYSNRCFLISKDLLHHGVSEEVYHKMLDSDETDSNKSSEEVTFILTITYKCNMHCTYCYQQNDKTLEKKLISDETLDKILSIIAQYMEANPNKTVRLGLFGGEPLLIENEKVIDKILQFCKEHKTTVHITTNGSFLSYYLKKFIINRRFISGIYPTIDSMALNYMTRYDLDPSRNNTNETFKLLCCIKTLLHYGIHVDLGTNIDRHNHKEIWNTLDDLKKLQLLQDKNFAWTIGRVDDRLYETNFPDIMMESEILAELQSKPLPDNVHAAFLKTCYNFADKMGLKLNLREHKQTHSYCWSTSSSSNVFYVDMNLKTYRCTCTVGRSRYSLFDFSYENLTNYRPVAVTCNSYAECKDCKIGGFCGGGCQLSHQIDFKKCCTYEEEVFSHFMKTLFIPYIKSKYNEVNQNERKAENRCT from the coding sequence TTGCTTCTTGGGATTTTTCTGTATAATGGAACCATGTTTTATGAATTGAAAAACGGAACGCTTGTGGAAACCAAAGACGCACAGGGGAATTTTGATCTGACACAGGTCCTTGGAAATAAATATTTAGAAGATGTTGATTCCGAAAAATGTGTTATTGTTGATACGTACAGCAATAGATGTTTCCTCATCTCAAAAGATCTCCTCCACCATGGTGTGAGCGAAGAAGTATACCACAAAATGCTGGATAGCGATGAAACCGACTCAAACAAGTCAAGCGAAGAAGTCACTTTCATCTTAACAATTACGTATAAATGCAACATGCACTGTACTTACTGCTATCAGCAAAACGATAAAACCTTGGAAAAGAAACTTATCAGTGATGAAACTCTGGATAAAATTTTAAGTATCATTGCACAGTATATGGAAGCAAATCCGAACAAGACCGTTCGACTGGGTTTATTTGGTGGCGAACCCTTGCTGATCGAGAATGAGAAAGTAATTGATAAAATTCTCCAATTTTGCAAAGAGCACAAAACCACTGTTCATATCACCACAAACGGAAGTTTCCTTTCGTATTATTTGAAGAAATTTATCATCAATCGTCGCTTCATCAGCGGTATTTATCCCACAATCGACAGTATGGCGTTAAATTATATGACGCGATACGATCTTGATCCGAGCCGGAACAATACAAATGAAACTTTCAAACTCCTGTGCTGTATTAAGACACTTCTGCATTACGGCATCCATGTGGACTTAGGAACCAATATCGATAGGCACAATCATAAAGAAATCTGGAATACACTGGATGACTTGAAGAAGTTACAGCTTTTGCAGGATAAAAACTTTGCGTGGACTATTGGTCGAGTAGATGATCGTTTGTATGAAACAAATTTCCCTGACATCATGATGGAAAGTGAGATTCTCGCTGAGCTTCAAAGCAAGCCTCTCCCGGACAATGTTCACGCGGCATTTTTAAAGACCTGCTATAACTTTGCCGACAAAATGGGCCTAAAGTTGAATTTGCGGGAGCATAAACAAACACATAGTTATTGTTGGAGCACTTCGTCATCCAGTAATGTTTTTTATGTTGATATGAATCTGAAAACATATCGTTGTACTTGCACAGTTGGTAGATCTAGGTACAGCCTTTTTGATTTTTCCTATGAAAATTTAACAAATTATCGGCCCGTCGCTGTAACCTGCAATTCTTATGCGGAGTGTAAGGATTGTAAAATCGGTGGCTTCTGCGGTGGCGGATGTCAGCTGTCCCACCAAATCGATTTCAAAAAGTGCTGTACATATGAAGAAGAAGTTTTTTCTCACTTCATGAAAACACTGTTTATTCCTTATATTAAATCCAAATATAACGAGGTGAATCAAAATGAACGCAAAGCTGAAAACAGATGCACTTGA
- a CDS encoding helix-turn-helix domain-containing protein — protein MKNVFLGEYIKQRRLDLGLTQEQLCDGICEPMTLSRLENGKQTPSRNRINALLQRLGLPDDRYFALLSKNELEMEALQKEIVACNANHRVEEGFETLKKFEQIADHDDQIAQQFILRSKVLLGRLDQRYTPQEQIDLLMQAIRLTVPRFNLDEIERFFYSTDEIKIINQIGIAYSDDGQNKKAADIYYQLLKYVRKHFEETITSVGILPMVYFNYARVLDLCGRYEDSAECAEEGRKACLKYGHYQYLPHCLEIQAECAHFMGDDKKSADLYRKCYYLCQVIEYQEGLEITKKEAKEYLGMEFET, from the coding sequence ATGAAAAATGTTTTTCTTGGAGAATATATCAAACAGCGGCGGCTGGATCTGGGCCTGACCCAGGAGCAGCTTTGCGATGGAATCTGTGAACCGATGACCCTTTCCCGACTGGAAAATGGCAAACAGACTCCCAGCCGCAATCGGATCAATGCCCTTTTGCAGCGGCTGGGCCTGCCGGATGACCGCTATTTTGCACTGTTGAGTAAAAATGAGCTGGAAATGGAAGCCCTTCAAAAGGAGATTGTTGCATGCAATGCTAATCATCGCGTGGAGGAAGGCTTTGAAACCTTAAAAAAATTTGAGCAGATTGCAGACCATGACGATCAAATCGCGCAGCAGTTTATCTTACGCTCTAAGGTGTTGTTGGGGCGTTTGGATCAACGATATACACCACAAGAACAGATTGACCTGTTGATGCAAGCAATTCGGCTGACGGTTCCCCGCTTTAATTTGGATGAGATTGAGAGGTTTTTTTATTCGACAGACGAAATCAAGATCATCAATCAAATTGGAATTGCATACTCCGATGATGGACAAAATAAAAAAGCAGCTGATATCTATTACCAGCTGCTGAAATATGTCCGAAAGCATTTTGAAGAAACAATCACTTCGGTTGGTATCTTACCGATGGTTTATTTTAATTATGCCCGTGTTCTGGATTTGTGCGGTCGCTACGAGGATAGCGCAGAATGTGCAGAAGAAGGCAGGAAGGCTTGCCTCAAATATGGGCACTATCAATATTTACCACATTGTCTTGAAATCCAAGCTGAATGCGCTCATTTCATGGGAGATGACAAAAAAAGCGCGGATCTCTATCGTAAATGCTATTATCTGTGCCAGGTCATCGAATACCAGGAAGGATTGGAAATTACCAAAAAGGAAGCAAAAGAATATCTGGGCATGGAATTTGAAACTTAA
- a CDS encoding site-specific integrase — protein sequence MASIMKRGNTYSVRYNYKDHAGKPCKGWETFKTKAEAQERKITVEKELLDGTFLVPDTMTVEEMLYKWIPIQSSKHKWSPKTYTQSVAMVQNLIVPYIGKRKVQDLRTYDIEQFYATLSQTPCGQYVHGEKQELTENQKKRLLSSTSIHEVHTLLKTAFSYAVDWDLIHKSPTPREAPKINTEERTIWDERTMLAALQTIENPALHLAVHMSMILSLREGEILGLQPGDLNFDAADGRGTITVNKALQRADKVALSKIDPTQIYHTFPDRREGSKSSLILKRTKTKKSNRILYMTKPLKEELLAWLEKMKQDEQNAPEKYSNCGQLFRLPDGLPIAPDVLTKWYRMWRAEHPEFEKIVFHGLRHSSATYQLLQSGGDFKSVQGNTGHATATVLMDTYAHTQDKPRLELTEKIEADFYTQDVAGAKPQEPPENKTPVATKITGKMILEAIRQMDAEERRELTRVLFA from the coding sequence ATGGCATCTATTATGAAACGTGGCAACACGTATTCCGTCCGATACAACTACAAAGATCATGCTGGCAAGCCCTGCAAGGGCTGGGAAACCTTCAAGACCAAGGCCGAAGCGCAGGAGCGCAAGATCACGGTGGAGAAGGAACTGCTGGACGGCACCTTCCTCGTGCCCGACACCATGACGGTCGAGGAGATGCTGTACAAGTGGATTCCCATTCAGTCCAGCAAACACAAGTGGTCTCCCAAGACCTACACCCAATCTGTGGCGATGGTGCAGAACCTCATCGTGCCGTATATCGGAAAGCGGAAGGTGCAAGACCTCCGCACCTATGACATTGAGCAGTTCTACGCCACCCTGAGCCAGACCCCCTGCGGCCAGTACGTTCACGGCGAGAAGCAGGAGCTGACGGAAAATCAGAAGAAACGGCTGTTATCCAGCACGTCCATTCACGAAGTCCACACGCTCCTGAAGACTGCCTTTTCGTATGCCGTTGACTGGGATCTGATCCACAAGTCGCCTACTCCCCGTGAAGCCCCCAAGATCAACACCGAAGAACGCACCATCTGGGATGAGCGCACCATGTTGGCGGCGCTGCAGACCATCGAGAACCCCGCCCTGCATCTGGCGGTGCACATGAGCATGATCCTCTCGCTCCGTGAGGGCGAGATCCTCGGCTTACAGCCGGGAGACCTCAACTTCGATGCCGCCGATGGGCGCGGAACTATCACGGTGAACAAGGCCCTGCAGCGTGCCGACAAGGTCGCCTTGTCCAAGATCGACCCCACCCAGATCTACCACACCTTCCCGGACAGACGGGAGGGGAGTAAGTCCTCGCTGATCCTCAAGCGGACCAAGACCAAAAAGTCCAACCGCATCCTGTACATGACCAAGCCCTTGAAAGAGGAGCTTCTGGCATGGTTGGAAAAGATGAAGCAGGACGAACAGAATGCCCCGGAAAAATACAGCAACTGCGGTCAGCTGTTCCGCTTACCAGACGGCTTACCCATTGCCCCGGACGTTCTGACCAAGTGGTACCGTATGTGGAGGGCAGAGCACCCGGAGTTTGAGAAGATCGTGTTCCACGGTCTGCGCCACTCCAGTGCCACCTACCAGCTGCTGCAATCTGGCGGTGACTTCAAATCGGTGCAGGGCAACACTGGCCATGCAACCGCCACCGTCCTGATGGACACCTACGCTCACACGCAGGACAAGCCCCGGTTGGAGTTGACCGAGAAGATCGAAGCCGACTTCTACACGCAGGACGTAGCAGGTGCAAAGCCGCAGGAACCCCCGGAAAACAAAACGCCGGTGGCAACAAAAATCACGGGTAAAATGATCCTTGAAGCCATCCGGCAGATGGACGCAGAGGAGCGCCGCGAGCTGACGCGGGTACTCTTCGCGTAA
- a CDS encoding radical SAM protein produces MMSGYISDCLGENFSCIQPKPILPQKFNWDVFMATLIPTEGCNFQCSYCHKNHPAASMTRDTLDQIEEYITAQAPRHKQVVLAWLGGEPILCKDTVLEVSEMIQNLQKQHGFQYTAKMTTNGYLLDEKLFRQFCQAGITSYQITLDGWNHDKTRPHVSGKGTLRTIIDNLVALSKLPPEEYSFHITLRRNLLAGDEDYSWYDYLYRLFGQDKRFDVLVCAVGDWGGKGSHDLSPLHQDTQEVLVAKHIAYLDKIGMLRYNQMYCVSRPNRLVFWPDGKIGKCTAALNRPQPQLE; encoded by the coding sequence ATGATGTCTGGATACATCTCCGATTGCCTAGGAGAAAATTTCAGTTGTATTCAACCCAAGCCAATATTACCTCAAAAATTCAATTGGGATGTCTTCATGGCCACACTGATTCCTACTGAAGGGTGTAATTTTCAGTGTTCATACTGCCACAAAAACCACCCGGCAGCCAGTATGACCCGTGACACACTGGATCAGATCGAAGAGTATATCACTGCGCAGGCCCCACGGCATAAGCAGGTTGTGCTTGCATGGCTTGGAGGCGAACCGATCCTTTGCAAAGACACTGTATTGGAAGTCTCTGAAATGATTCAGAACTTGCAGAAACAGCATGGCTTTCAGTATACTGCCAAGATGACCACCAATGGTTATCTGCTGGACGAAAAGCTGTTCCGTCAGTTTTGTCAGGCAGGAATTACCAGCTACCAAATTACACTTGATGGTTGGAACCATGACAAGACTCGGCCCCATGTATCTGGCAAAGGAACCCTGCGGACCATCATTGACAATCTGGTCGCTCTTTCCAAGTTGCCCCCGGAAGAGTACTCCTTCCATATCACGCTACGCCGTAATCTTCTGGCCGGCGATGAGGACTACAGTTGGTACGATTACCTTTACCGTTTGTTTGGACAGGATAAACGCTTCGATGTACTTGTTTGTGCAGTTGGTGACTGGGGCGGCAAAGGCTCCCACGATCTGTCACCCCTTCACCAGGATACTCAAGAGGTGTTGGTTGCGAAGCATATTGCATATCTGGATAAAATCGGGATGCTGCGTTATAATCAAATGTACTGTGTCTCCCGTCCAAATCGTCTTGTATTCTGGCCCGACGGGAAAATTGGAAAATGTACTGCGGCTCTTAACCGTCCTCAACCCCAGTTAGAATGA
- a CDS encoding MFS transporter has translation MNAKLKTDALDLTSLLNGLVFFSPVSLLVRTTAGISLSQFFILQAIMATMVLLTEIPLGKLTDRIGYKSTLVLYQIALLISRTCLLLAHVSCNYSLFILQAILEGTAASFSSGTQSGYIYIMFSKEHYAEKSAHVANYGTVGFFASTLAYAVLYTLIGIKGLLLATIAANLVAVFTSLKIPKETVQPRSETRQKKNIPYPQLFQQKKIWMLLMILAALNIGRILINFFYAEKLQLCGINETWLAAIIMGYSAIQLLSERILARTKPEHYNQMMALFFILSGIALGVLGLVNVPVWTILFMLILPLFLDIPSYLLGEVQNSIVDAAGREDNRAELLSVFNMGVNVTEIFYLFGSSLLVSAGSTACFVILGAFMTVVGIGICLSVKSAWLLSLQEKKNGN, from the coding sequence ATGAACGCAAAGCTGAAAACAGATGCACTTGACCTTACCTCTCTGCTCAATGGGCTGGTGTTTTTCTCCCCAGTCTCTCTACTGGTACGAACCACTGCAGGAATCTCTCTCAGCCAATTCTTCATTTTGCAAGCAATTATGGCTACTATGGTCCTCCTCACAGAGATTCCTCTCGGAAAGCTGACCGATCGCATTGGCTATAAATCCACGTTGGTACTATACCAGATCGCGCTGCTCATTTCGAGAACCTGCCTCTTGCTGGCTCATGTAAGCTGCAATTATAGTCTGTTTATTTTACAGGCTATCCTCGAAGGCACAGCGGCTTCCTTTTCTTCTGGGACGCAGAGCGGCTATATTTATATTATGTTTTCAAAGGAACATTACGCTGAAAAATCTGCACATGTCGCCAATTATGGAACTGTCGGATTTTTTGCCAGTACCCTAGCTTATGCGGTCCTGTACACGCTGATTGGCATCAAGGGTCTGCTTCTGGCAACGATTGCCGCAAACCTTGTTGCTGTCTTTACCTCTTTAAAAATCCCCAAGGAAACAGTGCAGCCCAGAAGTGAAACGCGCCAAAAGAAAAACATTCCCTATCCGCAGTTGTTTCAGCAGAAAAAGATATGGATGCTTCTAATGATTTTGGCAGCTTTGAACATTGGCCGCATTCTGATCAATTTCTTCTATGCGGAGAAGCTGCAGTTGTGCGGGATCAATGAAACCTGGCTCGCCGCAATTATTATGGGTTATTCTGCAATTCAGTTGCTGTCCGAACGGATTCTCGCCCGTACCAAGCCTGAACACTATAATCAAATGATGGCACTGTTTTTCATTCTGAGTGGAATAGCCCTTGGTGTGTTGGGCTTGGTCAATGTGCCGGTTTGGACTATCCTATTTATGCTGATCCTTCCGCTTTTTTTGGATATTCCATCCTATCTGCTGGGAGAAGTCCAAAACAGCATTGTAGATGCTGCCGGCAGGGAAGACAATCGCGCCGAGCTGCTTTCCGTCTTCAACATGGGCGTCAATGTTACTGAAATTTTTTATCTGTTTGGCTCATCACTACTGGTGAGCGCCGGGTCAACGGCTTGTTTTGTCATCCTCGGTGCTTTTATGACCGTAGTTGGAATTGGCATCTGTCTTTCTGTGAAGAGCGCATGGTTGCTTTCACTTCAAGAAAAAAAGAACGGCAACTAA